In Leptospira ryugenii, one genomic interval encodes:
- the atpG gene encoding ATP synthase F1 subunit gamma — MATPREIKKRINSVKNTRKITRTMEMVSTAKAKKATNKVNAAKPYAELTRELVSSLSGLASVIQSPYLRTPNKIKKVAILAITANRGLCGGFNSNILKTVRNRMEEYKREGVQVEIHAAGKKAISFFKFAKIPVQTSYTNIDDKAGAHEAIQLANYFMERFAHEEVDRVEIISTHYISAATQRPDVMTVLPLEVKEQDTKASSGPEIIYEPDPKTILENLLPLVIKTSFVNVILESVASEHIARRVAMKAATDAAGEMIKLLTRGYNRVRQAKITQEISEIVGGAEAIS; from the coding sequence TTGGCGACACCGCGTGAGATAAAAAAGAGAATCAACTCCGTTAAGAATACGAGAAAAATCACTCGTACGATGGAGATGGTCTCAACTGCCAAAGCAAAGAAGGCAACCAACAAAGTCAATGCGGCAAAACCTTATGCCGAATTGACGAGAGAGTTGGTTTCTTCCCTATCTGGCTTGGCAAGTGTAATCCAAAGTCCTTATTTGCGCACTCCAAATAAGATCAAAAAAGTAGCGATCTTGGCCATCACCGCAAACCGAGGTTTATGTGGTGGTTTTAACTCAAACATCCTAAAGACGGTTCGTAACCGTATGGAAGAGTATAAGAGAGAGGGTGTACAGGTTGAGATCCATGCAGCAGGGAAGAAGGCGATTTCCTTCTTTAAGTTTGCAAAGATCCCAGTCCAGACATCTTACACCAACATAGATGACAAGGCAGGTGCTCACGAAGCGATCCAATTGGCAAATTACTTTATGGAAAGATTTGCCCACGAAGAGGTCGATAGGGTTGAGATTATCTCTACGCATTATATTTCTGCAGCTACACAGAGACCGGATGTGATGACAGTGCTTCCTCTGGAAGTGAAAGAGCAGGACACAAAAGCATCTTCAGGACCAGAGATCATTTATGAGCCGGATCCAAAAACTATTTTGGAAAATCTTTTGCCTCTAGTGATCAAAACATCATTTGTGAATGTAATCCTTGAGTCAGTTGCTTCCGAACACATTGCACGAAGAGTAGCGATGAAGGCTGCGACAGATGCTGCAGGTGAAATGATCAAGTTGCTGACTCGCGGCTATAACCGAGTGCGCCAAGCAAAGATTACACAAGAAATTTCAGAAATTGTCGGGGGAGCGGAAGCGATCTCTTAA
- the atpA gene encoding F0F1 ATP synthase subunit alpha, protein MKIKTDEVTSVLKQEIKNFNKDLQVEEVGTVLEVGDGIARIYGLNNVMAGELVEFQNGVRGQAFNLEENSVGVVIFGDYTKIEEGFTVKRVGKIFEVPVGPELLGRVVNPLGEPIDGKGPINAKKSRPVESPAPGIAMRKSVHEPMQTGIKAIDAMIPIGRGQRELIIGDRGTGKSSIAIDTIINQKGKDVICVYVAIGQKASTVASTIEMLREKGALSYTIVVSANASEPAPLLFIAPYSGASMAEYFMYEEGKATLIVYDDLSKQAVAYRQMCLLLRRPPGREAYPGDVFYLHSRLLERAAKLDDKFGGGSMTALPIIETQEGEVSAYIPTNVISITDGQIYLQSNLFASGLRPAVDVGISVSRVGSAAQIKAMKKVAGTLKSDLAQFRDLEAFAQLGTELDPVTQAQLDRGYRILEILKQPNNSPTPVEEQVISIFAVTKGFVDAIPVAKVREFEKFLLQTIRDQHPEILEEIRTAKEVKGEAALQKTIKSIVELFLSKNQ, encoded by the coding sequence ATGAAAATTAAAACTGATGAAGTAACATCGGTATTGAAACAAGAAATAAAGAACTTCAACAAAGACCTTCAAGTTGAAGAAGTTGGCACTGTTCTCGAAGTAGGGGACGGAATTGCTCGTATTTACGGTTTAAACAACGTAATGGCAGGTGAACTCGTGGAATTCCAAAATGGAGTCCGAGGCCAAGCATTCAACCTAGAAGAAAACTCGGTTGGGGTAGTAATTTTCGGTGATTATACAAAAATAGAAGAAGGCTTCACAGTTAAACGTGTTGGAAAGATCTTCGAAGTTCCTGTCGGTCCAGAGCTCTTAGGTCGTGTGGTAAACCCACTCGGTGAGCCGATCGATGGAAAGGGTCCCATCAACGCAAAGAAATCCAGACCAGTTGAGTCTCCAGCTCCTGGCATTGCGATGAGAAAGTCAGTCCACGAACCAATGCAAACTGGTATCAAAGCGATCGATGCGATGATTCCAATTGGACGTGGCCAAAGGGAGTTGATCATTGGTGACCGAGGAACAGGAAAATCTTCCATCGCAATTGACACCATCATCAACCAAAAAGGAAAAGATGTCATTTGTGTTTATGTTGCTATCGGACAAAAGGCTTCTACGGTAGCTTCCACGATAGAAATGCTCCGAGAAAAGGGAGCCCTTTCCTATACCATCGTTGTCAGTGCGAACGCTTCCGAACCAGCTCCGCTTCTTTTCATTGCACCTTATTCTGGTGCCTCAATGGCAGAGTACTTTATGTATGAAGAAGGCAAAGCAACTCTCATCGTATACGATGACCTTTCTAAACAAGCTGTTGCCTATCGCCAGATGTGTTTACTCCTCCGTAGACCACCAGGCCGTGAGGCATACCCTGGTGACGTATTTTATCTCCACTCACGCTTGTTAGAGAGAGCAGCGAAACTAGACGATAAGTTTGGTGGTGGTTCTATGACAGCTCTTCCCATCATTGAAACCCAAGAAGGGGAAGTCTCCGCTTATATCCCAACAAACGTAATCTCCATTACAGATGGGCAGATCTACCTCCAGTCCAACCTATTTGCTTCCGGTCTTAGACCAGCAGTAGATGTGGGAATCTCCGTATCGCGCGTGGGCTCGGCTGCTCAGATCAAAGCGATGAAAAAAGTAGCAGGAACCTTAAAATCGGATCTTGCGCAGTTCCGAGACTTGGAAGCTTTTGCTCAGTTGGGAACAGAACTTGATCCAGTGACCCAAGCTCAGTTGGACCGCGGTTACCGAATCCTTGAAATCCTCAAACAGCCGAACAACTCGCCAACACCGGTTGAAGAGCAGGTGATCTCCATCTTTGCCGTTACGAAAGGCTTTGTTGATGCCATCCCTGTTGCGAAGGTGCGAGAGTTTGAGAAGTTTCTATTGCAAACGATCCGGGACCAACACCCAGAAATTTTGGAAGAAATTAGAACTGCAAAAGAAGTTAAGGGAGAAGCTGCGCTCCAAAAAACAATCAAATCGATTGTAGAATTGTTTCTTAGTAAGAATCAGTAA
- the atpH gene encoding ATP synthase F1 subunit delta, with amino-acid sequence MSLSKIPKVYASALLELATEANSLESVEQELNEVISAFTSDEAIKHYFLSPVVDPIAKEKTAHKAISGKASDLVANFITLVVKKNRYIYLADILEAFREGVDKLKNRSSLKIVSKEELSASQKERIISYLSKQFNRELRVSEVLDPAIMGGFKLYVDDYLIDASIRYKLANIEEALLQKKIPVGAMYEN; translated from the coding sequence ATGAGCCTAAGTAAAATACCCAAGGTTTATGCTAGTGCGCTCTTAGAGTTAGCGACGGAAGCTAACTCGCTAGAGTCCGTCGAGCAAGAGTTAAATGAGGTCATTTCGGCCTTTACTTCAGATGAGGCAATCAAACATTATTTCCTCTCTCCTGTAGTGGACCCGATTGCCAAAGAAAAAACCGCTCATAAGGCTATTTCTGGCAAGGCATCAGATCTGGTAGCGAACTTCATCACCTTAGTGGTAAAGAAAAATCGCTATATCTATCTTGCGGACATATTGGAAGCATTCAGAGAAGGTGTTGATAAACTTAAGAATCGAAGTTCATTGAAGATCGTCTCTAAAGAGGAGCTCAGTGCCTCTCAAAAAGAAAGAATCATAAGCTACCTCTCTAAACAGTTTAATCGTGAATTGCGTGTAAGTGAAGTATTAGATCCAGCCATTATGGGTGGATTCAAATTGTATGTGGATGATTATTTAATTGATGCCTCGATCCGCTACAAACTGGCAAATATAGAAGAGGCTCTCCTCCAAAAGAAAATTCCTGTCGGAGCAATGTATGAAAATTAA
- a CDS encoding F0F1 ATP synthase subunit B — MVLLPASGFNLLKVNPGLVVWTLITFLIVVLVLKKFAWDKILHALEERSSGIQGDIDKAEALRKEAEKSLKDYQEKLRSATDEAHKIVEEAKKDATNLRQKMMEETNNEIKHSKDQAVREIDLAKAKALSEMQQQIVEMSVLIAGEILEKQLKKEDYSSFVESEISKLEKLKVK; from the coding sequence TTGGTACTCCTTCCGGCTTCAGGCTTCAATCTGCTGAAAGTCAACCCGGGTCTAGTTGTCTGGACCCTGATTACTTTCTTGATTGTAGTTCTTGTACTTAAGAAATTTGCCTGGGATAAAATTCTTCATGCCCTCGAAGAGAGATCTTCTGGGATACAAGGGGATATCGACAAAGCAGAGGCCCTGAGAAAAGAAGCAGAAAAGTCCCTCAAAGATTACCAAGAGAAATTGCGTTCAGCCACAGACGAAGCACACAAGATCGTCGAAGAGGCAAAGAAAGATGCAACAAACCTCCGTCAGAAGATGATGGAAGAAACCAACAACGAAATCAAACACTCAAAAGACCAGGCAGTTCGAGAAATCGATTTAGCTAAGGCAAAGGCCTTATCTGAAATGCAACAACAGATCGTTGAGATGTCGGTGCTCATTGCTGGTGAAATTTTAGAGAAGCAACTCAAGAAAGAGGACTATAGTTCTTTTGTTGAGAGCGAGATTTCAAAGCTGGAAAAATTAAAGGTAAAATGA
- a CDS encoding ATP synthase F0 subunit C: MEFGLGYIGLGLAAGLALLGAGLGIGRIGEAVASGISRQPEAAGKIQLVLYVAAGMIEGAALFAVVIALLIALKLNGSIDKTIPAAAAPTNVEQGK; encoded by the coding sequence ATGGAATTCGGTCTAGGATACATTGGATTAGGTTTAGCAGCTGGTCTTGCACTTCTTGGTGCAGGTCTTGGTATTGGAAGAATTGGAGAAGCAGTTGCTTCCGGAATCAGCCGTCAACCAGAAGCAGCTGGTAAAATTCAGCTCGTTCTTTACGTAGCAGCTGGTATGATTGAAGGTGCCGCTCTTTTCGCGGTGGTGATCGCACTCTTGATCGCTCTTAAACTCAACGGCTCGATTGATAAAACAATTCCTGCTGCTGCAGCGCCAACGAACGTAGAGCAAGGAAAATAA
- the atpB gene encoding F0F1 ATP synthase subunit A: protein MEKNNKYRHFFTFSLIFFLTFTQVNASGHEPSDSEAFDFSEVMSHHLGDAPIFPLNFGGKKVFEGQEGFNAEEHDVFRSEEGKAYHFVGGFDMHITKRVTMMWIASFFLFLVFIPAAQMISRDPRKVANKFTSGVEAFVSYLKENVVDASLDHHGHSYYHYIFSLFFFILFCNLFGLIPSVGELSVAFSDALVSIGVLGHTPHFLHTFGEVWSGITPTGDIGVTLALASLTLLIIYVTAFAYQGISFVGHAVPKGVPLLLWPLMWILEFIVTHIARSFALTMRLLANMTAGHVMILALLGFIFMSQNLFIAPISVLSSVMIYFLELLVAFLQAFIFSLLTTVFIGTVMHRH, encoded by the coding sequence GTGGAAAAAAACAATAAATATCGTCATTTTTTTACATTTTCTCTTATTTTTTTCCTTACCTTCACACAAGTAAACGCTTCAGGCCATGAGCCCTCCGATTCGGAAGCATTTGACTTCAGTGAGGTTATGTCTCATCACTTAGGAGACGCACCGATTTTCCCGCTCAATTTCGGTGGCAAAAAGGTATTTGAAGGCCAAGAGGGCTTCAATGCGGAAGAGCATGATGTATTCCGATCGGAGGAGGGCAAGGCATACCACTTCGTAGGTGGTTTCGATATGCACATCACCAAGCGAGTGACGATGATGTGGATTGCCTCTTTCTTTCTCTTTTTGGTGTTTATTCCCGCAGCCCAGATGATTTCGCGAGACCCTAGAAAAGTTGCCAACAAATTCACGTCCGGTGTGGAGGCCTTTGTTTCCTACCTCAAAGAAAACGTTGTCGATGCTTCTTTAGACCACCATGGTCATTCCTACTACCACTACATCTTTAGTTTGTTCTTCTTCATCCTATTCTGCAACCTATTTGGTCTCATCCCTTCTGTTGGTGAGCTATCGGTTGCTTTCTCTGATGCACTTGTGAGCATTGGGGTGCTTGGGCACACTCCTCATTTCTTACATACATTTGGCGAGGTTTGGTCTGGCATTACGCCCACTGGGGATATTGGTGTCACTCTCGCTTTGGCTTCTTTGACACTTCTCATCATCTATGTCACTGCCTTTGCCTACCAAGGCATTTCCTTTGTTGGTCATGCAGTTCCGAAGGGAGTTCCTCTACTTCTCTGGCCTCTCATGTGGATCTTAGAGTTCATTGTGACACACATTGCACGGTCCTTTGCTTTGACGATGAGGCTTCTTGCCAATATGACGGCAGGACACGTTATGATCTTGGCTCTCTTGGGGTTTATCTTTATGAGCCAAAATCTTTTCATCGCACCCATCTCAGTTTTGAGTTCGGTGATGATTTACTTTTTGGAGTTGTTGGTTGCATTCTTGCAAGCATTCATCTTCTCTTTGCTCACAACCGTATTCATCGGAACTGTGATGCATAGACACTAA
- a CDS encoding MarR family winged helix-turn-helix transcriptional regulator codes for MKHKSDDRTVLKLENQICFSLYSATNRMLRLYSEVLKDLSLTYPQYLVMLVMWERQNLTLKQIGDLLDLDSGTLTPIVKRLEKIGYLQKIRSESDLRSVHIKLTQKGKSLEKKALGIPYQIYCMSGLDEVSLQTLKKSLSLISPN; via the coding sequence TTGAAACATAAATCGGATGACCGAACTGTTCTAAAACTTGAGAATCAGATCTGTTTCTCTCTCTATTCAGCAACAAATCGAATGCTGCGTTTGTACAGCGAGGTGTTGAAGGATCTTTCGCTTACATACCCACAATATTTGGTTATGCTTGTTATGTGGGAGAGACAAAATCTTACATTGAAACAAATCGGTGATTTGTTAGACCTGGATTCGGGGACTTTGACACCCATTGTTAAACGTCTTGAGAAAATAGGTTACCTACAAAAAATACGGAGCGAATCAGACCTTCGTTCCGTGCACATCAAACTCACACAAAAAGGCAAATCCTTAGAAAAGAAGGCTTTAGGCATCCCATACCAAATCTACTGTATGTCTGGATTGGATGAAGTGTCCTTGCAAACTCTTAAAAAATCACTCTCTTTAATCTCTCCCAATTAA
- a CDS encoding glutathione peroxidase, which produces MPDNVFDFQVKRGSETVPLSQYKDKVLLIVNTASQCGFTPQYKGLQEIYEKFNTKGLEVLAFPCNQFGEQEPGSDAEIKTFCERTFQTTFPIFSKIEVNGDNADPLYTHLKKQAPGILFTKDIKWNFTKFLVDKKGNVIKRYAPTTKPEAIAKDIEALIET; this is translated from the coding sequence ATGCCAGACAATGTTTTTGATTTCCAAGTAAAAAGAGGTTCAGAAACCGTTCCTCTTTCCCAATATAAAGATAAGGTTTTGTTGATTGTCAACACCGCTAGCCAGTGTGGATTCACACCTCAGTACAAAGGCCTACAAGAAATTTACGAAAAGTTCAATACAAAGGGTTTGGAAGTTTTGGCTTTCCCTTGCAACCAGTTTGGTGAGCAAGAGCCTGGTTCGGATGCAGAAATCAAAACATTTTGTGAAAGAACCTTCCAAACTACATTCCCTATTTTTTCAAAGATCGAAGTGAACGGAGACAATGCAGACCCACTCTATACCCATTTGAAAAAACAAGCCCCAGGCATTCTCTTCACGAAGGACATCAAATGGAATTTCACCAAATTTTTGGTCGATAAAAAGGGAAATGTTATCAAAAGATATGCCCCGACAACAAAACCAGAAGCAATAGCGAAGGATATAGAGGCGCTCATTGAAACATAA
- a CDS encoding AtpZ/AtpI family protein: protein MSSDKEKNKGLQMAGAGFEFVSSIALFVWIGYWLDGYFSTEPLCLLVGFFLGFISAFYLLIKKAKENED from the coding sequence ATGAGTTCCGATAAAGAGAAAAATAAAGGCTTACAAATGGCGGGGGCTGGCTTTGAGTTTGTTAGCTCCATTGCCTTGTTTGTTTGGATCGGCTATTGGTTGGATGGGTATTTTTCTACTGAGCCTTTGTGTCTACTTGTCGGATTCTTTTTAGGATTTATTTCCGCCTTCTACTTACTGATCAAAAAAGCAAAAGAAAACGAAGATTGA
- the lepB gene encoding signal peptidase I, whose product MGIFSSKQKSETNQEQSKDEFVGSTISFALIVVLVFAFKSSILDANNIPSGSMIPTLKIGDFLFVNKMRYSFRMPFTEKELIRYDDPKRGDIITFIPPDYALFSEGSNSGLFPKRFVKRVIGLPGDTIRINRSDLEIPGRGIVNYAKIEFKEAGKSEFENYNPRSVPIGDELSDLDNIGASARSLFVEKKRDFEHFVLEGSEDDRRGSMGGYNCNFDEGCLIPEGHYMVMGDNRDDSSDSRVWGFVPREDILGKALILYFSIDWKDSTCEYVDGSELAEVGKELAKRYDGDALFNRCHPSEIYSSRGSEHESRFGWIERTLRYRLWRMEVRWKRIGRLLQ is encoded by the coding sequence ATGGGAATTTTTTCCTCCAAACAGAAATCAGAAACAAACCAAGAGCAAAGCAAAGATGAATTCGTAGGATCGACGATATCCTTTGCCTTGATCGTAGTCCTAGTCTTTGCTTTTAAATCCTCTATTCTTGACGCCAATAACATTCCGTCTGGTTCCATGATCCCAACTCTGAAGATAGGAGACTTCCTTTTCGTAAACAAGATGCGTTATTCCTTCCGCATGCCTTTTACCGAAAAAGAACTAATACGGTACGATGATCCCAAGCGAGGTGACATCATCACTTTTATCCCACCAGATTACGCTCTCTTTTCGGAAGGTTCAAACTCGGGGCTCTTTCCTAAACGATTTGTCAAACGAGTGATTGGTCTTCCAGGCGATACAATTCGCATCAATAGGTCAGATTTGGAAATCCCTGGGCGTGGGATCGTAAACTATGCAAAGATAGAATTTAAAGAAGCTGGCAAATCTGAATTTGAAAATTACAATCCTCGTTCCGTACCCATTGGAGATGAGTTAAGTGACTTAGACAATATCGGCGCATCTGCTCGGTCGCTCTTCGTTGAGAAGAAGAGAGATTTCGAACACTTTGTTCTGGAAGGCTCCGAAGATGATCGTAGGGGATCGATGGGAGGATACAACTGTAACTTTGACGAAGGTTGCCTGATCCCAGAAGGGCATTATATGGTCATGGGAGACAACCGAGATGACTCCTCCGATTCGAGAGTCTGGGGATTTGTCCCCAGGGAAGATATACTCGGGAAGGCCTTAATACTCTACTTTTCTATCGACTGGAAGGACTCTACTTGTGAGTATGTAGATGGAAGCGAGCTCGCAGAAGTCGGAAAAGAGCTCGCGAAAAGATATGATGGCGATGCCTTATTCAATAGGTGTCATCCAAGTGAGATTTATTCTTCCAGGGGTAGTGAACATGAATCTCGATTTGGTTGGATAGAACGTACGCTACGCTACCGTTTATGGAGAATGGAAGTCCGTTGGAAACGCATTGGACGTTTACTCCAATAA
- a CDS encoding aldolase translates to MEKSLLSLRKTLLEMKEKYAFVCLKTGTETEDMGESEIYLLQTIASGILPLSVKIGGPEARNDIRICQKIGVSGISAPMIESEYALQNFISTLKNLLSTTEYERLKKAINLETITGYRNLLDIFDSKAFTDLNQVTAARSDLSASMDKKPDDAEVTRIAKKIIQEAKSRGKITSVGGTITKINFGYIADEIQPDFINSRHVMVDTKVAMQISPSDVAECMLVFEMDLYDLYSKAFPEKGYYYRNRLEINRERIGERKVLYFIR, encoded by the coding sequence ATGGAAAAAAGTCTTCTCAGTCTACGGAAAACACTTTTGGAAATGAAAGAGAAATATGCATTTGTATGCTTAAAAACTGGTACCGAAACAGAAGATATGGGTGAATCCGAAATTTACCTTTTGCAAACGATTGCAAGTGGTATCCTTCCCCTATCAGTCAAGATCGGTGGACCAGAAGCTAGAAATGACATACGAATTTGCCAAAAGATTGGAGTGTCTGGGATTTCGGCTCCCATGATAGAGTCCGAGTATGCCTTACAAAATTTTATCTCTACTCTTAAAAATCTACTATCAACAACAGAATACGAACGATTAAAAAAGGCTATAAACCTAGAAACGATTACAGGATACAGAAACTTACTTGATATTTTTGATTCAAAAGCTTTTACGGATCTGAACCAAGTGACAGCTGCTAGATCAGATTTGTCAGCAAGTATGGACAAAAAACCAGATGACGCGGAAGTTACACGTATCGCTAAAAAAATCATCCAAGAAGCTAAGAGCCGTGGGAAGATCACTTCCGTCGGCGGAACCATCACAAAAATTAATTTTGGTTACATAGCAGACGAAATCCAACCAGACTTTATTAACTCTCGCCATGTCATGGTAGATACAAAGGTAGCCATGCAAATCAGCCCGAGTGATGTCGCTGAGTGTATGTTAGTGTTTGAAATGGATTTGTATGATCTATATTCTAAGGCTTTTCCAGAAAAAGGGTATTACTACCGTAATCGCTTAGAAATCAATCGAGAAAGGATAGGGGAAAGAAAGGTTCTCTATTTCATTCGTTAG